A section of the Vespa velutina chromosome 6, iVesVel2.1, whole genome shotgun sequence genome encodes:
- the LOC124949638 gene encoding cilia- and flagella-associated protein 58-like, with protein sequence MMDMEMNAGLGDDESESSQSSSEGSSASSTFCNLENDYARIIKEMKTNDALAAFETDYKRLFESLYKSHKNEKELMEKCNSLTNEIIENTQQINDLKKNIEIDSSEIVRLKQEIEKALKLADAAHTREQNAQEVIDNLRLNITKLVREIEVKNKQLAGEDDSGVSKQKETLLREKEKLLGEMTTLKGRLKNMSQYIEELEEKNIMADQKISEIQETLDIRTNEVSREKRVKEKVEEDFRRMENELLIKTEDLESTNETLKTATDNIKKLETMLKEQKLIDDKLQKELNRLTVKNLTIQANLDHANTQIDAMEKDIIDKEKIFKMTKNELNRTKGESAKNKSDKDILEKKFLRLNYEKSKFEQEMKQAIINLKNADHEITMYQKQQIEDKKQYEILTRDKNILARNNENLKEQIRAFEHDIMVHNVSRKKLEREFNNSIYREIELKKEIETIEKERDKCNFQVRELVEKIDDYVSEIKVKQVEILDYNKRLVESDSKYRQQQNLFEIVRAERNTCQKSLMVAHDDIQEFKSKLQLTTQQIEQLKEEISMKEADLIKKDFVLGRVEAEKETLKVDLQSARKDISDLRREIDKMKQEEKRLRQTIHEADRDIARHKKDIDNVMNERNILGTQLVRRNDELCLQYNRMKILNGTLQRGKQQYNERLEDIRLLKLEVNKLRTEKVLLMKSINNTSDMRYEIFHLNRNLTRERLKVMALEEEMQTPLNIHRWRKLEFSDPSSYEMLSKIQLLQKRVIKMSALIIDKEKRVQDTEKLYINLREIMAKQPGPQITMALNKTQKALRDRGNKMKCLVSELNMYEVEIKEYKFDIERMSKEMCELKTKYYAQKRKLQKAKENKSKSLTEPILPALPTKQKKFFGGGFNMTMPTPRSSSALDSA encoded by the exons ATGATGGACATGGAAATGAACGCCGGTTTAGGT GATGATGAAAGCGAGAGTAGTCAATCATCTTCAGAGGGTAGTTCAGCGAGCAGTACGTTTTGTAACTTAGAAAATGACTATGCTAGG atcataaaagaaatgaagacaAATGATGCTTTAGCAGCATTCGAGACCGACTATAAAAGACTTTTTGAGTCCTTATATAAGTctcataaaaatgaaaaagaactcATGGAGAAATGCAATTCATTGACG aACGAGATAATCGAGAATACACAACAAATAAATGACCTGAAGAAAAACATTGAGATTGATTCTTCCGAGATCGTAAGGCTTAAACAAGAGATCGAGAAGGCTTTGAAATTAGCGGATGCTGCACATACGCGTGAACAAAATGCGCAAGAAGTTATTGACAATCTAAGATTGAACATAACGAAATTAGTTCGTGAAATTGAAGTGAAGAACAAACAACTTGCTGGCGAAGATGA ttCTGGTGTaagcaaacaaaaagaaaccttattgagagaaaaagaaaaattattgggTGAGATGACGACGTTGAAGggacgattaaaaaatatgtccCAATATATCGAGGAACTCGAGGAGAAGAACATTATGGCAGATCAGAAGATTAGCGAGATACAAGAGACATTGGACATACGTACGAACGAAGTTTCGAGggagaaaagagtaaaagagaaagtggAAGAGGATTTTCGTCGAATGGAGAATGAACTTCTTATAAAGACTGAAGATCTTGAG AGTACCAACGAAACATTGAAAACTGCTACCGATAACATTAAGAAGTTAGAGACTATGTTGAAAGAGCAAAAGTTAATAGACGATAAGTTGCAGAAAGAATTGAATAGGCTTACGGTGAAAAATTTAACTATTCAAGCGAATTTGGATCATGCGAATACACAGATCGATGCAATGGAAAaggatattattgataaagagaaaatatttaaaatgacgaAGAATGAACTTAATAG AACAAAGGGGGAAAGCGCAAAAAATAAGTCAGACAAGGATATATTGGAGAAGAAATTTTTGCGacttaattatgaaaaaagcAAATTCGAACAGGAAATGAAACAGgcaattataaatttgaagaaTGCCGATCACGAAATAACAATGTATCAAAAGCAACAAATAGAGGATAAGAAACAATATGAGATATTAACTCGCGATAAGAATATTTTGGCAAGGAACAATGAGAATTTGAAGGAACAAATTAGAGCTTTTGAGCACGATATAATGGTGCACAATGTAAGCCGAAAGAAATTGGAACGTGAgtttaataatagtatatatagggagatcgaattaaaaaaggaaatcgaaacgattgaaaaggagagagataaatgtaattttcaagTGCGGGAACTCGTTGAAAAA aTCGACGATTACGTAAGCGAGATCAAGGTGAAACAAGTAGAAATCTTGGATTATAACAAAAGACTCGTTGAGTCTGATTCGAAATATCGTCAACAACAGAACTTATTTGAGATCGTTCGTGCCGAGAGGAATACTTGTCAGAAAAGCTTAATGGTAGCGCATGACGATATTCAGGAATTTAAGAGCAAATTACAATTAACGACACAACAGATTGAACAATTGAAGGAGGAGATTTCCATGAAGGAGGCTGATTTGATCAAGAAAGACTTTG taCTTGGAAGGGTCGAAGCGGAAAAGGAAACGTTAAAAGTTGATCTTCAATCTGCACGTAAGGATATCTCAGATTTGAGACGTGAAATCGACAAAATGAAGCAAGAGGAAAAGCGTCTACGACAGACTATACATGAAGCGGATAGAGACATAGCTCGTCATAAGAAGGATATCGATAATGTCATGAACGAACGCAATATTCTTGGCACGCAATTGGTTAGACGAAACGACGAGCTCTGTTTGCAATATAACAGGATGAAGATATTGAACGGAACGCTTCAACGTGGTAAACAACAATACAATGAACGCCTTGAAGATATCAGATTGCTTAAGCTTGAAGTGAACAAGCTTAGAACCGAAAAAGTCTTATTAATGAAAAGCATAAATAATACGTCCGACATGCGTTATgagatttttcatttgaacaGAAATCTTACTAGGGAAAGATTAAAGGTCATGGCTCTTGAGGAAGAAATGCAAACGCCATTGAATATTCATCGTTGGCGAAAACTCGAA TTCTCCGATCCATCATCCTATGAAATGTTGAGCAAGATCCAATTACTTCAAAAGAGAGTTATCAAGATGTCAGCATTGATAATAGATAAGGAAAAGAGAGTACAGGATACTGAGAAGTTGTACATAAATCTTCGTGAGATTATGGCTAAACAACCGGGGCCACAGATAACAATGGCCTTGAATAAAACGCAAAAGGCGTTAAGAGATAGAGGGAATAAGATGAAg TGTCTCGTTTCCGAGCTGAACATGTACGAAGTTGAAATAAAGGAATACAAATTCGATATCGAACGTATGAGCAAAGAAATGTGCGAATTAAAGACGAAGTATTACGCACAGAAACGAAAATTGCAAAAGgccaaagaaaataaatcgaagtCCTTGACGGAACCAATTTTACCAGCTCTAccgacgaaacaaaaaaaattttttggtGGTGGCTTCAATATGACAATGCCCACGCCAAGATCATCTTCTGCTTTGGATTCTGCATaa